From a region of the Thermoanaerobaculia bacterium genome:
- a CDS encoding L,D-transpeptidase, whose translation MKFPWFHVVFLLFAGTFLFLGLHLVTLRWERCVNRPTPEQVYQVRFLLNQSREWGSSESLLHQDELRNREFHKLESDFATYLTCSPLSRDDREILMQWHTLMKETLTLLKTARNLHRNRVEALLLQAGGIEAMVKTTRKIQDHGTVSPEFRRHLARAKILLHQAESWLRQKEPGKAEPLLVESRNEILQANETGRAVLSRFLDPEYLSWCKNLVQAAYAASLNHHLAILILKDDRRMDLLSNGRILKSFSIELGPQALKRKLRSGDLATPEGSYHITQKKGHGKTVYTLALLLDYPNSQDRERFKEAKARGEIPHNARIGGLIEIHGSGGRGYDWTEGCAALSDEDMKWLFHRVQVGTPVFIVGTDGVQNSISKTLQSLGP comes from the coding sequence ATGAAATTCCCTTGGTTTCACGTCGTGTTCCTTCTTTTTGCAGGAACCTTTCTCTTCCTGGGACTTCATCTGGTGACCCTGCGATGGGAGCGATGCGTCAATCGTCCCACACCGGAACAGGTATACCAGGTCCGATTCCTGTTGAACCAGTCCAGGGAATGGGGCAGTTCGGAATCTCTCCTTCATCAGGATGAGCTGAGGAATCGAGAATTTCATAAGCTCGAATCCGATTTCGCGACTTATCTCACTTGCTCTCCCCTCTCCCGGGATGACAGAGAGATTCTGATGCAATGGCACACCCTGATGAAGGAAACCCTTACCCTTTTGAAAACAGCCCGCAACCTCCATCGAAATCGCGTAGAAGCGCTTCTTCTTCAAGCCGGCGGGATCGAAGCCATGGTGAAAACCACCCGAAAGATCCAGGATCACGGAACGGTGAGCCCGGAGTTCCGCAGGCATTTGGCCCGGGCAAAAATACTGCTTCATCAGGCAGAATCCTGGCTTCGTCAGAAGGAACCCGGGAAGGCCGAACCCCTTCTCGTCGAATCCAGAAACGAAATTCTGCAGGCCAATGAAACCGGTCGAGCCGTCCTCTCCCGGTTTCTCGATCCGGAATATCTTTCCTGGTGTAAGAACCTGGTTCAGGCCGCTTATGCAGCCAGCCTGAATCATCACCTGGCGATTTTAATCCTCAAAGACGATCGCCGGATGGATCTTTTGTCGAACGGTCGGATTCTGAAATCCTTTTCCATTGAACTGGGACCCCAGGCCCTCAAACGGAAACTTCGATCCGGAGACCTGGCCACACCCGAGGGCAGCTATCATATCACTCAGAAAAAGGGTCATGGAAAAACGGTTTATACGCTTGCTCTTCTTCTTGATTATCCAAATTCCCAGGACCGCGAACGATTCAAAGAAGCCAAAGCACGGGGGGAAATCCCGCACAATGCACGAATCGGGGGCCTGATTGAAATTCACGGGAGTGGAGGACGCGGGTACGATTGGACCGAAGGTTGTGCGGCTCTTTCCGACGAGGACATGAAATGGCTCTTCCATCGCGTTCAGGTGGGAACACCGGTCTTTATCGTGGGCACGGACGGGGTTCAAAATTCAATTTCTAAAACCCTGCAGAGTCTGGGACCATGA